The bacterium BMS3Abin08 genome includes a region encoding these proteins:
- the petC_3 gene encoding cytochrome b6-f complex iron-sulfur subunit, with product MTRRSLLKSLLSYLGLAALFTFLYPAYKFLSPANIFAKKKPFTIKKTEIPEGEAKDVIVNSNPVIIINSPSQGFIALSRVCTHLGCLVDYDKSRSRLVCPCHAAQFDIDGKVISGPAPRPLTRFALTTEGDSVIIS from the coding sequence ATGACAAGGCGTAGTCTTCTGAAGTCGCTGCTTTCATATCTTGGTCTCGCCGCACTGTTCACATTCCTTTACCCTGCGTATAAGTTTCTTTCCCCTGCAAACATTTTCGCCAAGAAAAAACCTTTCACCATCAAAAAGACGGAAATCCCCGAGGGGGAAGCAAAAGATGTAATTGTAAACTCCAACCCCGTGATAATCATTAATAGTCCCTCGCAGGGATTCATTGCACTCTCAAGGGTATGTACACATCTGGGCTGTCTTGTAGATTATGATAAGTCCAGAAGCAGACTCGTATGTCCTTGCCACGCAGCCCAGTTTGATATCGACGGCAAGGTAATATCCGGACCTGCCCCCAGGCCATTAACACGTTTTGCCCTCACTACAGAGGGAGACAGCGTTATTATAAGTTAA